A section of the Jaculus jaculus isolate mJacJac1 chromosome 6, mJacJac1.mat.Y.cur, whole genome shotgun sequence genome encodes:
- the Neurog1 gene encoding neurogenin-1, with protein MPAPLDTCLSDLDGASSSDLSTFLTDEEDYARLQAPAPASGPSSGPVRGAAPAVSEVPGGGGGGAQDEEQERRRRRGRARVRSEALLHSLRRSRRVKANDRERNRMHNLNAALDALRNVLPSFPDDTKLTKIETLRFAYNYIWALAETLRLADQGLPAGGARERLPPPQCAPCLPGPPSPSSDAESWGSGAAASPCAPVVSPLSDPSSPAASEDLAYGPGDPLFAFPGLPKDLLHTTPCFIPYH; from the coding sequence ATGCCGGCGCCTCTGGACACCTGCCTCTCAGATCTCGACGGTGCCAGCAGCAGCGACCTGTCCACCTTCCTCACGGACGAGGAGGACTATGCCAGGCTCCAAGCCCCAGCCCCTGCCTCGGGGCCGTCGTCGGGGCCCGTCCGCGGGGCTGCACCCGCGGTCTCCGAGgtccccggcggcggcggcggcggcgctcaGGACGAGGAGCAGGAGCGGCGACGGCGCCGAGGCCGAGCCCGCGTGCGCTCCGAGGCGCTGCTCCACTCGCTGCGCAGGAGCCGCCGGGTCAAGGCCAACGACCGCGAGCGCAaccgcatgcacaacctcaacgCGGCGCTGGACGCTCTGCGCAACGTGCTGCCCTCCTTCCCCGACGACACCAAGCTCACCAAGATCGAGACGCTGCGCTTCGCCTACAACTACATCTGGGCCCTGGCGGAGACGCTGCGCCTGGCAGATCAAGGGCTCCCCGCGGGCGGTGCAAGGGAGCGTCTCCCACCACCCCAGTGTGCCCCCTGTCTGCCCGGACCTCCGAGTCCCTCCAGCGATGCGGAATCCTGGGGCTCCGGTGCCGCCGCCTCCCCTTGCGCACCCGTCGTGTCGCCCCTCTCTGACCCCAGTAGCCCCGCTGCCTCTGAAGACTTGGCCTATGGCCCTGGTGACCCCCTTTTCGCTTTCCCTGGCTTGCCCAAAGACCTGCTTCACACCACGCCCTGTTTCATCCCTTACCACTAG